CAGCGCATCCCGGGAATTGCAGCCGGCCTGAGTGCCGATTCAGTCCTGCACGTAGGCGTCGCCGTTCCTCAGGCAGATCTCGGCTTTCTGTAGCTCGCGCCCGAGATACAGAGCATGGTCGAGACGACTGAGCGGATGCGGCCCGTCGCCTTCGGTGAGCGCGATCCCGAGTTCCTTGGCGGTGCGGCCGCGAAAGCGGCGGAGGGCTTCTCTTGGTCCGCCACCGCGGCAGGCCAACACTTCACCGGTCTCAGGATCGGTGGCACGACCCTTGTCGTCCACATCGTTGCTGTAGTGCTCAACCACCAGTTCAGCAGCGTCGGCATCCACCTTGATCAGGAAATAACCGCTGGGGTCGAGCGCAATGAAGCGTTGCGACAGCTGGTCGTCGAGTGATGAAGGGACGCTAGTCATCAGCTCACCCTACAAATCGAAGTCTCAAAGCCCCAATGCTGGGGGCTCTGATCGGAAGGGCAGCTCAGCGTTCATCGCCTCGATCTCCTCATGCATCAGACCATTCGCCCGAGGCAACCAGGAGCGAATCAGAGTGTCCATGCGTGGGTCATACCAGCGATGCAGGCTGGTGTGGGGTCTGGCCACAAAGCCGCGGCGGCGTTTGTGGCTGCCACCCGCCCCAGGGTCGAATTTCAGGAGCCCTTGCTGCAGAGCCCACTCAATGGGAGCGTAGTAACAGACCTCGAAATGAAGGCAGTCAATCTCTTCATCGCTACCCCAGTAGCGCCCCCAGAGATGTTGCGCATCCTGCACGCAGAGCGACATGGCCACGGGATCGCAGGGGTCACCGCGATGGGCACTGAACAGCACCACATGCTGAGCAAGACCAGGCTCGATTAACCGATCGAAAAAGGAAGCCTGAAGATATTTGCTGCCCCAGACTCCCCAACGCGAGCAATGCTGTTCATAGAAACCATGCATGCGTGACAGCAACGCTGGCGTGAGGGCCTCACCTGTGATGGGAGTCACGCTGAGCCCAGCCTTCTGCACTGCTTTGCGTTCCCGCTTGATGTTGCGTCGCTGATTGGCATTGAAACCCGCGAGATAATCGCTGAAATCCGCCTGGCCATCAGCGCTCCACAGGCTCTGCTGGTTGACCCAAGCCGCACAGCCGGCCGCCTCAGCGAGTGGCTTCCAGCTGGGATCCACATAGAGGAAGTTGCAGCTGAGGATCTCGTTCCGCGCAGCGAACTCATCGATCAAACGCAGCATCACGGCCGTGAGCTCCTGAGCATCCTCCTGCGGGTGAAAATGAAAGCGGTAGCCCTGGATCGGACTGACCGGGCTCATGCCAATCAGCTTGGGGTAGTAGCGAAGCCCGAGATCGCCTGCCAGACGTGCAAATGACTGATCAAAAACAAATTCGCCGTAACTGTGACCCTTGAGATACAGAGGGGCAAACGCCACGAGCTGCTCCTCTCTCCACATCGAGAGGTGGAGAGGCTGCCAGCCCTGGTCCGGCGCCACGCTTCCAGAATTTTCGAGAGCCGCCAGCCAGCTCCAGCGGTAGAACGGACTCACGTATTCCGCCAGCAGGTTGTCCCACTGCTGCTGCGGGATCTCGCGGATGCTGCGATGCCAACGAGCCGTAAGCGGTGCCATCCGGGGCCAGGGTCAACGACTCAGGCACGACCCTAACCAGCGAGATTGAAACGGGCGATGCTGGAACATGCATGGAACGGGCATGGAACGGGCAACGATGAAACAGACCGTGGATGTCGTCTTCAACCGTCGCCCCCTGCCTCCGCTTGAACGTCTTCCCCTCGTGCTACTCGCAGTGCTTTGGGCCCTCGACAGCGCCAACCTGCGCACCAGGGCAGGAGTGCTGAAACCGGTGCTGCAGCTCCTGCAGCCCAGCGTCGAAAACCGCTTGGCGGATCAATGCAGAAGCCTGGCAGCGCAAGCGGTCGACAGGAAATGGAGTTCTGAAACATTGGTGCTCCAGGCCGTGGAACAGCCCTGCCGGTCCCTGGCCCGGCCCGTCAGTGAGTGTCTGATCAACGAGACCAGCCGCAGCGGCCGAGAGTGGGGCGTGATGACGGAGCTGCTCCGAGGACAGATCGGAGACGATTCTGACGTGGTCATCAAGCGCTGCCTGGCCACATTGTTTGGACTGCCTTCATCCAATCTGGAGACAATCCCAGTTCAGGGACTCGTGGACCGATTGCGGCCGTAGCGCACCAACACTTCGTGTCCTCCCAGATCACGGAGTTCACGCAGATGCCAAGCGCTTGGTTCCAGCAATGAGTCGGGCAGCGGAGAGCCGTTGACTGGCAACCAGCTGAAGGGCCCACCGAGCACACGGGGACAAAGGGTCAACTGCAGCTCATCGACGACATCCTGCGCCAAGAGGGAATGACATAGCTGCGACCCTCCCAGCAGCAGGAGCCGGGTCCAGCCTTGAGCGCTCAAACCGTTCAAGGTGTCCTGCCAAGAGGCGGTCAGGCGATGGCCCGCCTGAAAACCAGGCGCGACCAGACCCATGGGGGTGAGCAGGTGACGTTCAAAGGGTTGCTGAAAGAACGGCCACTCCAGAGGGAACTCTCCCGAACGGCTGACCACCACAGCCGCCGGCTGAGGACAACGGGCCGCTGTGGTGCGTTGCTGCAGCAGATCATCCGAACGGATCAAACAACTGCAGCGATGGGCGCGCAAGGTACCGGCACCGACCAAGACCGCATCGCTCCATGCCAAGGCCTCTTCCAGAACACGCCGATCGCCGGACCCACCAAGTTGGGCAGCGCCACCGGACGGTGGAGCCAGGCGCCCATCAAGACTGATCGCCAGCACGAGGCGGACGGTGATGGGCTCAGCAGACAAAGCCTGGGTCAGACCGGGGCCATCGCTTCAAGAGACGCAGGCGTCATCTCCAGCTGCGGTGTTTCGGCATACACCTCTGCCGCGTTGTTGGGACTCTCCTGCAGACGAATCTTGTGCAGATGTGCGCCGATGGCCTTGATGGGGGCCGAAAGGCGATCCGCAATGTGGAGAGCAATGTTCTCAGCAGTGGGGACGCAATCCTCAAAGAAAGGAACATCCTTGTTGAGGAAGGTGTGATCGAAGGGCTCAACCACAAGATCGTCGACCAGACGCTGCAGCGCTGAGAGATCGCAGACCATCCCGGTGCGTGGGTCAATGGTGCCGCGGACTGTCACATCCACCAGATAGTTGTGGCCATGACCATGCGGCCGAGCACATTTGCCGTAGATGCGTTCATTGTCTTCCTGGCTCAACTCAGGGCGGGCCAAGCGGTGCGCAGCAGCAAAATGGGTGCGGATGGTGAGAAAGGCGTCCATGGGATGTCCGAGATAGTCGGCCCAGAGGCCCGGTTGTTCGTAAAGGCGTAAGGCTGTGATCGGCAGATGCGGACTCAACCGCTTCCAGATCTGGCGGACGAGTGCTTCCGTGGTAGGGAGGCATCCATCAGGGCGGGACACGTCGAACTCAGGCCATGCCTCGTTCAGAAAACGGAAGTCCAGCTGTCCAGTGACCTCACTGCGGATGGCGTGCTTGACCTCGGAGAGGTTGAGCACCATGCCGTCTTCATCCAGACCTCCGGCCATGGACACGATCAATTCATAGTTATGACCATGTCCTGGTGCCAGAGCACAGGGGCCAAACTGAGCGGCATTGTCGTCAGCGGAGAGTTCCGGCAGCCAATAACGGTGGCTGGCACTGAAGCAAGCCCGACGTGTGATGACACAACCGCGTCCACGGCCATGCCGTGCAGTCGACTTCGTTTCAGTCATGTGACGGTTCGGCCAGAAGGCATCCTAATGAGCTAACGGCAAATTCGAG
This region of Synechococcus sp. NOUM97013 genomic DNA includes:
- a CDS encoding DUF4346 domain-containing protein; the protein is MTSVPSSLDDQLSQRFIALDPSGYFLIKVDADAAELVVEHYSNDVDDKGRATDPETGEVLACRGGGPREALRRFRGRTAKELGIALTEGDGPHPLSRLDHALYLGRELQKAEICLRNGDAYVQD
- a CDS encoding GNAT family N-acetyltransferase, whose amino-acid sequence is MAPLTARWHRSIREIPQQQWDNLLAEYVSPFYRWSWLAALENSGSVAPDQGWQPLHLSMWREEQLVAFAPLYLKGHSYGEFVFDQSFARLAGDLGLRYYPKLIGMSPVSPIQGYRFHFHPQEDAQELTAVMLRLIDEFAARNEILSCNFLYVDPSWKPLAEAAGCAAWVNQQSLWSADGQADFSDYLAGFNANQRRNIKRERKAVQKAGLSVTPITGEALTPALLSRMHGFYEQHCSRWGVWGSKYLQASFFDRLIEPGLAQHVVLFSAHRGDPCDPVAMSLCVQDAQHLWGRYWGSDEEIDCLHFEVCYYAPIEWALQQGLLKFDPGAGGSHKRRRGFVARPHTSLHRWYDPRMDTLIRSWLPRANGLMHEEIEAMNAELPFRSEPPALGL
- a CDS encoding RibD family protein produces the protein MSAEPITVRLVLAISLDGRLAPPSGGAAQLGGSGDRRVLEEALAWSDAVLVGAGTLRAHRCSCLIRSDDLLQQRTTAARCPQPAAVVVSRSGEFPLEWPFFQQPFERHLLTPMGLVAPGFQAGHRLTASWQDTLNGLSAQGWTRLLLLGGSQLCHSLLAQDVVDELQLTLCPRVLGGPFSWLPVNGSPLPDSLLEPSAWHLRELRDLGGHEVLVRYGRNRSTSP
- a CDS encoding 6-carboxytetrahydropterin synthase, whose translation is MTETKSTARHGRGRGCVITRRACFSASHRYWLPELSADDNAAQFGPCALAPGHGHNYELIVSMAGGLDEDGMVLNLSEVKHAIRSEVTGQLDFRFLNEAWPEFDVSRPDGCLPTTEALVRQIWKRLSPHLPITALRLYEQPGLWADYLGHPMDAFLTIRTHFAAAHRLARPELSQEDNERIYGKCARPHGHGHNYLVDVTVRGTIDPRTGMVCDLSALQRLVDDLVVEPFDHTFLNKDVPFFEDCVPTAENIALHIADRLSAPIKAIGAHLHKIRLQESPNNAAEVYAETPQLEMTPASLEAMAPV